DNA sequence from the Pseudomonas fluorescens Q2-87 genome:
AGATCAAGCCGAACATCATGGTCGACTGCAGCCACGCCAACTCCAACAAGGACCCAGCGCTGCAGCCGCTGGTGATGGAAAACGTCGCCAACCAGATCCTGGAAGGCAACCAGTCGATCATCGGCCTGATGGTCGAAAGCCACTTGAACTGGGGCTGCCAGGCGATCCCGAAAGACCTCGCCGATTTGCAGTACGGCGTTTCCATCACCGATGCCTGCATCGACTGGAGCGCTACCGAGAACACCCTGCGCAGCATGCACGCCAAGCTCAAGGATGTACTGCCGAAGCGCCAGCGCAGCTGATCGACCCGCTTTAGCTCATAAAAAGCACCGCATAAAAAAACGCCGGACTCTTCAGCCCGGCGTTTTTTTATGGGGATTCGTTTTTTCAGAGCTTCGCCGCATGCCTCTGGTGACGCTCCATGTAGCGCTCCACGTAGGAACAGGACGGGATCACCGTGTAGCCCATTTCCTCGGCGTATTGCAGCGCCCGTTCTGTCAGCGCCGCCGCAATGCCCCTGCCGCGCAAGGCGTTGGGCACGAAGGTGCGATAGATATCCAGGGTCTGCTTGCCCAGGTCCATATAGGTCAGATAC
Encoded proteins:
- a CDS encoding GNAT family N-acetyltransferase, coding for MSEALSIHHDQAGHQFETNVDGHRAYLTYMDLGKQTLDIYRTFVPNALRGRGIAAALTERALQYAEEMGYTVIPSCSYVERYMERHQRHAAKL